DNA sequence from the Amycolatopsis sp. Hca4 genome:
GATGGCCTCGCGCAACGCGGCTTCGGGGTACTGCCAGATGTCTGCACGGCCGGCCCCGCGCACGACTGATCGACGCGTCATGTTCTTCCGGACGGCCAGGAGGGTATCCCGGACCATCACCGGTATCGGTCCTTCGGCCACCACGTTGTCCACGAAGCGTTCGCCGGTCTCCGTGTTCGCACCCTCGGCGGTCGGGTAGTGGACGAAGGTCACCATCAGCTGGGGAAAGGATTCCTGCGGATAGCTGCCGAGGGAGAGCAGGCCACCCACGCTGGCGACGATGGTGCCGTCGTCGTCCGCCACCAGGGCTTTGGCCCGTTGCAGTGCGGCAACGTCGTCGAGTTCGCCGAATGCGTAGGGGCGGCGGGTGCGGAGCCGATTCAGCAGCGCGGTCACCAGCGTCGCGTCGAAATCGGCGAGGCCGGTGCCGGGCACGGGAGCCTCGTCGTCTTTCGGTTGTCCACGGCTCGCCAGCAGGAGCTGCACTTCATAGCTGGTGAGCTTGCGATCCCCGTCTCCGACCCGGACGAAGCTGCCCTGGGTCATTCCGGCGCCGCGGCTGAAGCAGGGCTTGCGGTTCGGAGCGAGCTCAGGAATTTCGGCGACCAGGACCTTTGCGTCTTCGAAGTCGTGGATGCCGATGTGCGGCCGCACGGGCGGCTCGAGGTCGGTCGCGCACATCGCCGCCAGATCGGACGACATCTTCGCCGGATCGGATAGGCCGGTCGCGGCGAAGTCCCTCCCTCGTCCAAGCCGAGGATCAGCGTGCCGCCTCGGGTGTTCGCGAAGGCCACAACTGTTTCCCGGGCGGAACGGGGCAAGCCTCCCTGCGCCTTCTTGACCTCGACGTCGGACACGTCGCTGCCGAGAAGGCGCAGGTTCTCGACGATTTCCGTGAGCTCTTCGTCCTGCACCCTCTGCTCCGTCACACCAGTAGCATGCTAATAGCCATGTTAGTTGACATGACTATTAGCATGCTACTTAGGGTGGCAGTCGAGTGCTCAGTGTATTCAGGCCAGGGTGAGCGCGTAGATCTCCACCCGCGGATCGTTCGGCAGGCTCACCGACTGCACGGTCTTCCCGCCGTCCAGTGCGCTCGAGATCCCGAACAACCGCACCGGCGGCCCGTCGATCCCGCTGCCTGCCTTGATCCGGTGCGGCATCTCCAGCACCACCGGGCTCCCGGACCCGGCCCAGTCACCGAACGTCACCGCGAGGTCCGCGCTCGTCCCGTCGGTGTAGTGCGCGGTCAGCGTCGTCGACACCGGACCGTTGTGGGACGCCCCGACCAGGCGAAGCGCCGTGTGCTGCCCCGCCGGGAGCAACAGCGACTGGCCACGAGCCTCCACGAAGTTGGCCGCCGTGCCCGAAGCGTCCGGGGCCGCGTACGTGACGCCGTCCCAGGTCACCGGGCCTGCCGGCGGCAGGAGGTCTGCGTCGTAGCTCCAGCCGCTGTCGTCGAAATTGCCTTCCGAAGGGGCCGCCACCGTTGCCGTTCCGTCGTGGTTGCGGTCGCGGGTCAGGTCGACCGCGCACTGCGGGCCGGCAGAAGCGCACGCCGACGGGGTCCGGACCTCGATCGTCGCCGAGCGGGTCACCGCGTTCGGGCCGGACACGTTCACCTGCACCGGGTACGTCCCCGGTGCCGCCCCGGCCGGCACGCTCACCGTGATCGGCACGGACTGCTGCACCGGCAGCCGTCCCGACCAGACCAGCAGCAACGGCTGGACCCGTGACTTCCACGGCGAAGTCACCGAGACCGTCACCGGCTGCAGGCCCGGGTTCTGGGCCACCACGTCCAGGTCGAGGTGCACCTGCTGGGCCGCCCCGGCCGGGACCACCACGGACGCCTGCCGCAGCGACGCGTCGACGTGCCGCCGCTGGTCGCCAGGGGCGTTGTTCACCGACGGCGGTGCCGCGGAAACCGACGTCCCCCACGAAGACGGCCGCGAGCCCAGCTTGTGCGAGAGCTTCCCGCCGTGCGCCAGTGCCGACCAGTCGAGGGACGTCTGCCGGATGTCCCGGCCGTTGAGCGACACGCTCTGGATGTACCGGTTCGCGTCGCTCGCGCCCGGTGCCGACACCGTCAGCGTGCCGCCCTGCGCCGAGCCGTACTGTCCGATGCGGACGGTCGCCGACTCGAACTGCGGGCTCGACAGCGCGAGGAAGTTCGCGCCGCTCATCGTCGGGTACAGGCCCAGCGAGGAGAAGACGTACCAGGCCGACATGGTGCCGAGGTCGTCGTTGCCGGTCATGCCGTCGGGGCCGGTGGTGAACAGCGTCATCGCCGCGCGGACGACGGTCGCCGTCTTCGCCGGCGCGCCGACCCAGTTGTACGTGTAGGGCGCGAGCAGGTCCGGCTCGTTGTTCGGGTTGTAGGTCGCCTTGCCGTAGTAGTCGTACGGGCTGGCGATCCAGTCCTTCCGCGCCGTCCCGGCCGGGTCCGAAAGCAGGTTGCCGTAGGAGAAGAAGGAGTCCAGGCGCTTCTCGGTCGCCGTCCGGCCGCCCATCAGCGAGACGAGGCCGGCCGGGTCCTGCGGCACCAGCCACTGGTACTGGTAGGCGCCGCCTTCGTGGAACTGGTGGCCGGCGTCGACCGGGTTGTACGGCGTGACGAACGTGCCCTCGGTGGTGCGCGGGCGGAACTGCTGGATCGAGGAATCCCACAGGTTGCGGTACCACTGGCCGCGGTCGGCGAACATCCGCGCGTCCGCCTGGTGGCCCAGGCCGCGGGCCATCAGCGCGAGGGACGCGTCCGCGGCGGCGTACTCCATGGTCGCCGACGCCGGGTGCTCGCAGTCGTTGTCGCCGCCCTTGGCCGCGCAGTCCTTGCCGAGTTCGAGGCCGCTCGGGATGTACCCGCGCTCGTTGTAGTAGTCGACGCCGGAGCGGCCGTTGTACGGCGAGTCGGCGGGTGGCGTGCTCGTCGCGTTCTTCTTGAGCAGCGCGTACGCCTCTTCTTCGTGCCCGGCGAGAAGGCCCTTCGACCACGCCTCGACGAGGAACGGCGTCACCGGGTCGCCGGTCATGATGTTCGTTTCGCTCTCGGCCAGCGCCCACCGCGGCAGCCACCCGCCGTCTCGCCCGATGGCGACGACCGACAGCGCGACGTCCCGCGCGACCTGCGGTTCCAGCATTTCCAGCAGCTGGTTCTGCGGCCGGTAGGTGTCCCACAGCGAGAAGTTCTGGTACGGCGTGTAGCCGCTCGCGGTGTGCACCTTGCCGTCGAAGCCGGTGTACGCGCCGTCGGTGTCGCCGGCCAGGTTCGGGTGCAGCTGCGCGTGGTAGAGCGCGGTGTAGAACGCCGTCTGCCGCTCGGTCGTGCCGCCCGCGATCTTGATCGCGCCCAGCCGGTCCACCCACTGCTGGTGCAGCGCCGCGCGGGTCGCGTCGAAGTCGTAGTCCGAGGTCTCCGCGGCCAGGTTCTTCCGGGCGCCGTCGAGACCGGTGTAGGACAGGCCGACCTTGAGCACGACGTCGTGGTCGGTGCTCGCGTCGAAGCTCGCCCAGGCGCCGTTGCTCCCGGTGCCCGCGGCGTCGCGGCCGCCAGGGGTGCGCGTCGAGCCGCGCCAGGTGCCGAACGAGCTGAACGGCCGGTCGAAGGTCGCGGTGAAGTAGACGGTGTGCTCGTCGTGGCCGGCGCAGAACCCGCCGGCCTTGACCCGCCCTTCGAGGGTCCGGTCGCCGACGACGTGGATCTCGGAGTCCTTGACCGACTGGTTGGCCTGGCCGGTGTTGAACAGGACGTTCGCCTGCCCGGTCGACGGGAACGTGTAGCGCTGCCAGCCGGTGCGCGCGGTGGCCGTCAGCTCGGCGTTGATCCCGTATTTCTGCAGGCCGACGCGGTAGTAGCCGGGTTCGGCGTGCTCGTCGTCGTGGCTGTAGGCGGACTTGTAGGCGTCTTTGTCAACGTTGTCGACGGCCCCGGTGGTCGGCATGATCGGCAGTTCGCCCATCACGCCGCAGCCGACGCCGGACAGGTGCGTCTGGCTGAAGCCGTAGATCGCGTTCTGCAGGTAGTCGTAACCACCCTGGCCGCCGGTGTCCGGGCTGACCTGCACCATCCCGAACGGCGCACTGGCGCCGGGGAAGGTGTTCCCGAAGTTCTGCGTGCCGACGAACGGGTTGACCAGGCCCACCGGGTCGACCGGCGCGGCGGCGTGTGCGGCGGCCTGGGTCGTGGCGGCGACCACGAGCACGGCGGCCGCCGCGGCGATCAGTTGTCTGCTTGGCGACCCCACGGGCGCGCACCTCCAGTTGACAACGTTGTCAGAAGCGGACTGTCCAGCAGCTTTTCACATCCGCGAACAGTTGGGAAGGCGGCAACCAGGTCAAACCGTTGTCATTGCGCGCCTGAGCAGCCCCGCGGCGGCCTCGACGCCGGTGTCGGTGAGGTTGCCGTAGCCGAGGACGAGCGCGGGTTCGCCCGCCGTCGTCCGGTAGGCGTCGAGGTCGGCCACCTTGACGCCTGCCGCCGTTGCCGCGCCGACGACGGCCGCGGCGTCCCGGTCGAGGTGGAGCACCAGGTGCAGCCCGGCTGCGACACCGGAGAGCCGCGCCGGCCCGAGCGCGGCGACGAGCCGGTCCCGCCGGGCGCGGTAGCGCAGCCGGGCACTGCGCAGGTACCGGTCGTAGGCGCCGCTTTCGACGAAGCCGGCCAGCGCGAGCTGGTCGACCACGGGCGGCGGGTGCGCCCGGACCGTCCACTGTGGAGGAAGG
Encoded proteins:
- a CDS encoding GH92 family glycosyl hydrolase, yielding MGSPSRQLIAAAAAVLVVAATTQAAAHAAAPVDPVGLVNPFVGTQNFGNTFPGASAPFGMVQVSPDTGGQGGYDYLQNAIYGFSQTHLSGVGCGVMGELPIMPTTGAVDNVDKDAYKSAYSHDDEHAEPGYYRVGLQKYGINAELTATARTGWQRYTFPSTGQANVLFNTGQANQSVKDSEIHVVGDRTLEGRVKAGGFCAGHDEHTVYFTATFDRPFSSFGTWRGSTRTPGGRDAAGTGSNGAWASFDASTDHDVVLKVGLSYTGLDGARKNLAAETSDYDFDATRAALHQQWVDRLGAIKIAGGTTERQTAFYTALYHAQLHPNLAGDTDGAYTGFDGKVHTASGYTPYQNFSLWDTYRPQNQLLEMLEPQVARDVALSVVAIGRDGGWLPRWALAESETNIMTGDPVTPFLVEAWSKGLLAGHEEEAYALLKKNATSTPPADSPYNGRSGVDYYNERGYIPSGLELGKDCAAKGGDNDCEHPASATMEYAAADASLALMARGLGHQADARMFADRGQWYRNLWDSSIQQFRPRTTEGTFVTPYNPVDAGHQFHEGGAYQYQWLVPQDPAGLVSLMGGRTATEKRLDSFFSYGNLLSDPAGTARKDWIASPYDYYGKATYNPNNEPDLLAPYTYNWVGAPAKTATVVRAAMTLFTTGPDGMTGNDDLGTMSAWYVFSSLGLYPTMSGANFLALSSPQFESATVRIGQYGSAQGGTLTVSAPGASDANRYIQSVSLNGRDIRQTSLDWSALAHGGKLSHKLGSRPSSWGTSVSAAPPSVNNAPGDQRRHVDASLRQASVVVPAGAAQQVHLDLDVVAQNPGLQPVTVSVTSPWKSRVQPLLLVWSGRLPVQQSVPITVSVPAGAAPGTYPVQVNVSGPNAVTRSATIEVRTPSACASAGPQCAVDLTRDRNHDGTATVAAPSEGNFDDSGWSYDADLLPPAGPVTWDGVTYAAPDASGTAANFVEARGQSLLLPAGQHTALRLVGASHNGPVSTTLTAHYTDGTSADLAVTFGDWAGSGSPVVLEMPHRIKAGSGIDGPPVRLFGISSALDGGKTVQSVSLPNDPRVEIYALTLA
- a CDS encoding helix-turn-helix domain-containing protein, coding for MTEQRVQDEELTEIVENLRLLGSDVSDVEVKKAQGGLPRSARETVVAFANTRGGTLILGLDEGGTSPRPAYPIRRRCRPIWRRCARPTSSRPCGRTSASTTSKTQRSWSPKFLSSLRTASPASAAAPE